The following proteins are co-located in the Triticum aestivum cultivar Chinese Spring chromosome 1A, IWGSC CS RefSeq v2.1, whole genome shotgun sequence genome:
- the LOC123059845 gene encoding serine/threonine-protein phosphatase 7 long form homolog has translation MGEVPVLLQGPHDAGHRCHLFLKPNTKHDYRPFRLRTIKKTWPIHNHFLAHLDAYGLQGFARLTSCDDQVRSDPSLLTSLVDRWRPETHTFHFRFGELAPTLKDVSMITALPIRGEPVVSPRVSPSWALDIAARLGMEMPESQRSGNPRGIPLVWLHDNFLNLSSFANEETRKRHLFAYLLWLLGNLFPNSHGDVVVPGLIYIAENMVDEPLPEQPKYSFGSAMLSHTYRGLCDATQKTSFAQKAPLLCVAYEFLQLWSWEYLPVGRPRIVQPIYPYDFGEGASATMATRWTKARKRWSPDIAKNCYPMYHQQFEILDEAEVTWNPWTQDQLKMVFDARHFTPGMLTDSAFWLTRCNLLFLWCVEPYNPERVMRQFGLYQEIPPPFPRRIDEETHKLTNMGRGWSLYDWREENSEWVHKWENEALADIVRQLRPYDGSTDQAYKQWYCMNTRASLASQPATIPTHLTQEEQARRHVELHAAYYRDHLLENVNEVGQMATDSMPAQGPYRKTFQKLLQQFVAKKFRCGRGDDVATGAYMPVARSARPSAAPSSRPSEARTSHEQWGEGPSTRTTLPRHDSSLPLHRSSSMQLRQGQTSQDHGTGLDSMPEQFLSPNPYAYTGYDAYTQGEGSQPYLSTRGIPMPEETRVPDLNQHHVQWPDSIGEGYAQDTPDVNWGDENTQRGVNTGLRGASHDHGVNTGLRGASHDLGDTVTSLVTEFFGGDVIGPSFIPPESQPYAYNYASGSQQGFVTPPPTQDSQTHEAELEYGRGLRVPRPPNRLSPSGRKERPGGRRKVG, from the exons ATGGGTGAAGTGCCAGTGCTTTTGCAGGGGCCCCATGACGCCGGCCACCGTTGCCACCTATTTTTGAAACCAAATACTAAGCATGATTATCGGCCTTTCAGACTTCGAACCATAAAGAAAACATGGCCAATACACAATCATTTCCTTGCTCACCTTGACGCTTATGGACTACAAGGTTTTGCTAGGCTCACATCATGCGACGACCAAGTACGTTCGGACCCATCCCTTTTGACATCCCTCGTTGACCGGTGGAGACCTGAAACCCACACCTTTCACTTTCGTTTTGGGGAGCTTGCACCTACACTGAAAGATGTTTCTATGATCACTGCTCTACCAATTAGAGGTGAGCCGGTAGTCTCTCCACGAGTGTCTCCATCTTGGGCATTAGATATAGCAGCCCGTCTTGGGATGGAAATGCCAGAATCACAACGTTCTGGTAACCCTCGgggcatcccactcgtctggcttcATGATAACTTTCTTAATTTATCTAGCTTCGCCAATGAGGAGACGAGAAAAAGACATCTGTTTGCGTATTTGTTGTGGCTCCTCGGGAATCTATTTCCAAATTCACATGGGGACGTTGTTGTCCCTGGTCTCATCTACATTGCAGAGAATATGGTAGATGAACCTTTACCCGAGCAGCCAAAATACAGCTTCGGTTCTGCCATGCTATCTCATACATACAGAGGCTTGTGTGATGCCACGCAAAAAACCTCTTTCGCACAAAAAGCTCCATTACTTTGTGTCGCCTATGAGTTTCTACAGTTGTGGTCCTGGGAATACCTCCCTGTAGGACGACCTCGTATAGTACAACCCATATACCCATACGACTTTGGCGAGGGTGCTAGCGCAACTATGGCCACCAGGTGGACAAAGGCACGGAAACGTTGGTCTCCAGATATTGCGAAAAATTGTTACCCTATGTACCACCAGCAGTTTGAGATACTTGATGAGGCAGAAGTCACATGGAACCCGTGGACTCAGGACCAGCTAAAAATGGTCTTTGATGCTCGACACTTCACACCAGGCATGTTGACCGATAGTGCATTCTGGCTGACTCGCTGCAACTTATTGTTCCTGTGGTGTGTTGAACCTTACAACCCAGAGCGTGTAATGAGACAGTTCGGTCTCTATCAAGAAATTCCACCACCTTTTCCCAGACGTATCGACGAGGAAACACATAA GCTAACAAATATGGGCAGGGGTTGGAGTTTATACGATTGGAGGGAAGAGAACAGTGAATGGGTACACAAGTGGGAAAATGAAGCGCTAGCAGATATAGTGCGTCAACTTAG ACCGTACGATGGAAGTACAGATCAAGCGTACAAGCAGTGGTACTGCATGAACACACGTGCTAGCCTGGCCAGTCAGCCAGCTACTATACCAACACATCTCACACAAGAGGAGCAGGCGCGGAGACATGTTGAGCTGCATGCAGCTTACTATCGTGACCACCTG CTTGAAAATGTCAACGAAGTAGGGCAGATGGCTACGGATAGCATGCCGGCCCAGGGCCCATATCGCAAGACATTCCAGAAACTTTTGCAACAATTCGTGGCAAAGAAGTTCAGATGCGGTAGAGGCGACGACGTTGCCACTGGAGCATACATGCCGGTAGCGAGGTCAGCCAGACCGAGTGCGGCACCGTCGTCCAGACCGAGCGAGGCGCGTACGAGCCATGAGCAATGGGGGGAGGGTCCGAGTACTAGAACGACATTGCCACGACATGACTCATCTCTGCCGCTGCATCGCTCTTCTTCGATGCAGCTTCGTCAGGGGCAGACATCTCAGGACCATGGCACGGGCTTGGATTCGATGCCCGAGCAGTTTCTTTCCCCTAACCCATATGCGTACACAGGATATGATGCATACACCCAAGGTGAGGGATCTCAGCCGTATCTCTCCACGCGAGGGATCCCCATGCCCGAGGAGACTCGTGTACCAGATTTAAACCAGCACCACGTACAATGGCCAGACAGTATAGGAGAGGGATATGCTCAG GACACACCTGATGTTAATTGGGGCGATGAGAACACCCAACGCGGCGTCAACACAGGCCTCCGGGGAGCATCACATGATCATGGCGTCAACACAGGCCTCCGGGGAGCATCACATGATCTTGGCGACACGGTTACATCATTAGTTACAGAGTTCTTCGGAGGGgacgttattggcccatcttttATCCCCCCGGAGTCACAACCATACGCCTACAATTACGCTTCAGGTTCGCAACAAGGATTCGTGACTCCACCACCTACGCAGGACTCGCAGACACATGAAGCCGAATTGGAGTACGGCCGCGGTCTTCGTGTGCCCCGGCCACCTAATCGCTTGTCGCCTTCCGGTCGTAAGGAAAGGCCAGGTGGTCGTCGTAAAGTAGGGTGA